ACTATGACAAACACCCGGGCTGATGCCACTATGATAAACACCCGGGCTGATGCCAGCGTGACAAACACCCGGGCTGATGCCAGCGTGACAAACACCCGGGCTGATGCCACTATGACAAACACCCGGGCTGATGCCACTATGACAAACACCCGGGCTGATGCCACTATGATAAACACCCGGGCTGATGCCAGCGTGACAAACACCCGGGCTGATGCCAGCGTGACAAACACCCGGGCTGATGCCACTATGACAAACACCCGGGCTGATGCCACTATGATAAACACCCGGGCTGATGCCACTATGATAAACACCCGGGCTGATGCCACTATGACAAATACCTGGGCTGATGCCAGCGTGACAAACACCCGGGCTGATGCCACTATGACAAATACCTGGGCTGATGCCAGCGTGACAAACACCCGGGCTGATGCCAGCGTGACAAACACCCGGGCTGATGATACTGTGACAAACACCCGGGCTGATGCCACTATGACAAATACCTGGGCTGATGCCAGCGTGACAAACACCCGGGCTGATGCCACTATGACAAATACCTGGGCTGATGCCAGCGTGACAAACACCCGGGCTGATGCCAGCGTGACAAACACCCGGGCTGATGATACTGTGACAAACACCCGGGCTGATGCCACTGTGACAAACACCCGGGCTGATGCCATTGTGACAAACACCCGGGCTGATGCCACTATGACAAACACCCGGGCTGATGCCACTATGACAAATACCCGGGCTGATGCCAGCGTGACAAACACCCGGGCTGATGCCACTGTGACAAACACCCGGGCTGATGCCACTATGACAAATACCCGGGCTGATGCCAGCGTGACAAACACCCGGGCTGATGCCACTATGACAAATACCCGGGCTGATGCCAGCGTGACAAACACCCGGGCTGATGCCAGTGTGACAAACACTCGGGCTGATGCCAGCATGACAAACACCCGGGCTGATGCCACTATGACAAACACCCGGGCTGATGCCAGTGTGACAAACACCCGGGCTGATGCCACTATGACAAACACCCGGGCTGATGCCAGCATGACAAACACCCGGGCTGATGCCAGCATGACAAACACCCGGGCTGATGCCAGTGTCACAAACACCCGGGCTGATGCCAGCATGACAAACACCCGGGCTGATGCCAGCATGACAAACACCCGGGCTGATGCCACTATGACAAACACCCGGGCTGATGCCAGTGTCACAAACA
This DNA window, taken from Procambarus clarkii isolate CNS0578487 chromosome 76, FALCON_Pclarkii_2.0, whole genome shotgun sequence, encodes the following:
- the LOC138357148 gene encoding paternally-expressed gene 3 protein-like; this encodes MTNTRADASMTNTRADASVTNTRADASMTNTRADATMTNTRADATMINTRADASVTNTRADASVTNTRADATMTNTRADATMTNTRADATMINTRADASVTNTRADASVTNTRADATMTNTRADATMINTRADATMINTRADATMTNTWADASVTNTRADATMTNTWADASVTNTRADASVTNTRADDTVTNTRADATMTNTWADASVTNTRADATMTNTWADASVTNTRADASVTNTRADDTVTNTRADATVTNTRADAIVTNTRADATMTNTRADATMTNTRADASVTNTRADATVTNTRADATMTNTRADASVTNTRADATMTNTRADASVTNTRADASVTNTRADASMTNTRADATMTNTRADASVTNTRADATMTNTRADASMTNTRADASMTNTRADASVTNTRADASMTNTRADASMTNTRADATMTNTRADASVTNTRADASMTNTRADASMTNTRADATMTNTRADASMTNTRADATMTNTRADASVTNTRADASMTNTRADATMTNTRADASVTNTRADASMTNTRADATMTNTRADASVTNTRADATMTNTRADASVTNTRADASMTNTEP